A genomic region of Longimicrobium sp. contains the following coding sequences:
- a CDS encoding phosphatase PAP2 family protein, whose protein sequence is MSTRSDPVPGDRRQDPHRASGAAADARFRLFRWVGEHVRGFHAAVGALLFVGLAIILVCVTLFAALADEVMEGDTLPFDRAVLLWMNRHATPPLTGLALDVTALGAGTVVWLVVVVSSVYLWASRHRWSAALLWVSILGSGLINTIMKLFFQRERPHLFPWRVPYAGLSSFPSGHSMTSMVCYATLAYLIARLVPSRFLRRFTIGVAALIIVLIGLSRMYLGVHYPTDVAAGFIMGLAWASFCALGLEAIRFFRHREPQVAAQEQDLDATATDGPTGEDEERAPEAA, encoded by the coding sequence ATGAGCACACGATCCGATCCCGTTCCCGGCGACCGCCGGCAGGACCCCCACCGCGCGAGCGGGGCGGCGGCCGACGCGCGCTTCCGCCTGTTCCGCTGGGTGGGCGAGCACGTGCGCGGCTTCCACGCGGCCGTGGGCGCGCTGCTGTTCGTGGGGTTGGCCATCATCCTGGTCTGCGTCACCCTCTTCGCCGCGCTGGCCGACGAAGTGATGGAGGGCGACACGCTCCCCTTCGATCGCGCGGTGCTGCTGTGGATGAACCGGCACGCCACGCCGCCGCTCACCGGGCTGGCGCTGGACGTGACGGCGCTGGGCGCGGGGACGGTGGTGTGGCTGGTGGTGGTGGTGTCCAGCGTGTACCTGTGGGCCAGCCGGCACCGCTGGTCGGCGGCGCTGCTCTGGGTGTCGATCCTGGGGTCGGGACTGATCAACACCATCATGAAGCTGTTCTTCCAGCGCGAGCGGCCGCACCTGTTCCCGTGGCGCGTGCCGTACGCCGGGCTGTCGTCGTTCCCGTCTGGGCACTCGATGACGTCGATGGTGTGCTATGCCACGCTGGCGTACCTCATCGCGCGCCTGGTCCCGTCGCGGTTCCTGCGGCGCTTCACCATCGGCGTGGCGGCGCTCATCATCGTGCTGATCGGGCTGTCGCGGATGTACCTGGGCGTGCACTACCCCACGGACGTGGCGGCCGGGTTCATCATGGGGCTGGCGTGGGCGTCGTTCTGCGCGCTGGGGCTGGAGGCCATCCGCTTCTTCCGCCACCGCGAGCCGCAGGTCGCCGCGCAGGAGCAGGACCTCGACGCCACCGCCACCGACGGCCCCACGGGCGAGGACGAGGAGCGCGCACCGGAGGCCGCCTGA
- a CDS encoding DUF5335 family protein, with translation MTAVAERGQWPQMLKEFSRRNAGRVTRLEVDDPELGAQWAEMELHFRGAAFEPRHGRVELMLSDGGPLEHLTHSIEAVTQLDVSRTADGRDAVLRLAYPGGQTLLRLDAAAAG, from the coding sequence ATGACCGCGGTGGCGGAGCGCGGCCAGTGGCCGCAGATGCTGAAGGAGTTCTCCCGGCGCAACGCGGGCCGCGTGACGCGCCTGGAGGTGGACGACCCCGAGCTGGGGGCGCAGTGGGCCGAGATGGAGCTGCACTTCCGCGGCGCCGCCTTCGAGCCGCGCCACGGCCGGGTGGAGCTGATGCTGAGCGACGGCGGCCCGCTGGAGCACCTGACGCACAGCATCGAGGCGGTCACGCAGCTGGACGTGAGCCGCACCGCCGACGGGCGCGACGCGGTGCTGCGCCTGGCCTATCCCGGCGGGCAGACGCTGCTCCGGCTGGACGCAGCCGCAGCCGGCTGA
- a CDS encoding 5'-nucleotidase, lipoprotein e(P4) family: MTGRASLLLLLAAASACTPPPPPAPAPAPAPAEQRREPRPPHPVPIPENPPRLQAPIPPTGAVGAIHWWRNSAERTALFVQTYRWAGERLRQLAAGERRGTWAVVMDADETVLDNSTYQFRRNPQGQGYSSESWAAWVNEEAAPATPGAAEFTRLVHELGGRVAIVTNRDDDVCPQTRDNLRRVAIAFDVVLCRVQGQSDKNPRFGQVRTGTGTSLPPLKVLMWVGDNIQDFPGLSQAVLTQPPSALAEFGRSWVLLPNPMYGSWESSPFQ; the protein is encoded by the coding sequence ATGACCGGCCGAGCTTCCCTCCTCCTGCTCCTCGCAGCCGCGTCCGCCTGCACGCCGCCGCCGCCGCCCGCGCCCGCACCGGCGCCCGCGCCCGCGGAGCAGCGCCGCGAGCCGCGGCCGCCGCACCCCGTGCCCATCCCCGAGAATCCGCCGCGGCTGCAGGCGCCGATCCCGCCGACGGGGGCGGTGGGCGCCATCCACTGGTGGCGCAACTCGGCCGAGCGCACCGCCCTGTTCGTGCAGACCTACCGCTGGGCGGGCGAGCGGCTGCGCCAGCTGGCGGCCGGCGAGCGCCGCGGCACCTGGGCGGTGGTCATGGACGCCGACGAGACGGTGCTGGACAACTCCACCTACCAGTTCCGCCGCAACCCGCAGGGGCAGGGCTATTCCAGCGAGAGCTGGGCGGCGTGGGTGAACGAGGAGGCGGCGCCCGCCACCCCCGGCGCGGCGGAGTTCACGCGGCTGGTGCACGAGCTGGGCGGGCGCGTGGCCATCGTCACCAACCGCGACGACGACGTCTGCCCGCAGACGCGCGACAACCTGCGCAGGGTCGCCATCGCGTTCGACGTGGTGCTCTGCCGCGTGCAGGGGCAGAGCGACAAGAACCCGCGCTTCGGGCAGGTGCGCACGGGCACGGGCACCAGCCTGCCGCCGCTGAAAGTGCTGATGTGGGTGGGCGACAACATCCAGGACTTCCCCGGCCTGTCGCAGGCGGTGCTCACCCAGCCGCCCTCCGCGCTGGCCGAGTTCGGCCGCAGCTGGGTCCTTCTCCCCAACCCCATGTACGGCTCGTGGGAGAGCAGCCCGTTCCAGTGA
- a CDS encoding M14 family metallopeptidase translates to MRRRLLLVPILLSAISTAAAAQGGPLTRAERTDFRETSRYADVLAFLDTVGRASPLIHLTTFGYSWEGRALPLAVAGTPGDASSAAVRASGKTVVYLQGDIHAGEVEGKEALLEILRDIAAGRHRAWTDSLVLLVAPIFNPDGNERIALNNRPQQHGPVAGMGTRPNAQGLNINRDFSKLETPEARSQALLMQAYDPQVLVDLHTTDGTLHAYQLTFAPPLHPNTDPAIVSILRDEWLPAVTASAKRKYGYDFHDYGNVPAPESPWAAGPGAERGWYTYDWRPRFSNHYWGLRNRFGILSETYSYLTFRERVEVQKRFVEEVLDWAAQNASRIRRVTVEADRRSVVGTTLAVTARLRRTGPNPILMGEVSEERNPYSGEVMWRRRDVVRPERMPEFTAYDAAETERAPAAWLVPDTLRDVAERLAAHGIRFERVASVTGAVEAFRIDSAATARSESEGHRERRIFGAWRVSDARPAGGWLRVPADQPLGRLAFTLLEPRSDDGFATWGLLDAWLKDAAVYPILRQPAPAASPPR, encoded by the coding sequence ATGCGCAGACGGCTGCTGCTGGTTCCGATCCTCCTTTCCGCGATCTCCACTGCCGCGGCGGCGCAGGGCGGGCCGCTCACGCGGGCGGAGCGGACGGACTTCCGCGAGACCAGCCGGTATGCGGACGTGCTGGCGTTCCTGGACACCGTGGGGCGCGCGTCGCCGCTCATCCACCTGACCACGTTCGGGTACTCGTGGGAGGGGCGGGCGCTCCCGCTGGCCGTCGCCGGCACGCCCGGGGACGCGTCGTCGGCCGCGGTGCGAGCGAGCGGGAAGACGGTCGTCTACCTGCAGGGCGACATCCACGCGGGCGAGGTGGAGGGAAAGGAGGCGCTGCTCGAGATCCTGCGCGACATCGCGGCCGGGCGGCACCGGGCGTGGACGGACTCGCTGGTGCTGCTGGTGGCCCCGATCTTCAACCCCGACGGCAACGAGCGCATCGCGCTGAACAACCGGCCGCAGCAGCACGGACCCGTCGCGGGGATGGGGACGCGGCCGAACGCGCAGGGGCTCAACATCAACCGCGACTTCAGCAAGCTGGAGACGCCCGAGGCGCGGTCGCAGGCGCTGCTGATGCAGGCGTACGACCCGCAGGTGCTGGTCGACCTGCACACCACCGACGGCACTCTCCACGCGTACCAGCTGACCTTCGCGCCGCCGCTGCATCCCAACACCGACCCGGCCATCGTCTCCATTCTTCGCGACGAATGGCTCCCGGCGGTCACCGCGTCGGCGAAGCGGAAGTACGGGTACGACTTCCACGACTACGGCAACGTGCCCGCGCCGGAGAGTCCGTGGGCGGCGGGGCCGGGCGCCGAGCGCGGGTGGTACACGTACGACTGGCGGCCGCGCTTCAGCAACCACTACTGGGGGCTGCGCAACCGCTTCGGCATCCTCAGCGAGACCTACTCGTACCTCACCTTCCGCGAGCGCGTGGAGGTGCAGAAGCGCTTCGTGGAAGAGGTGCTGGACTGGGCCGCGCAGAACGCCTCGCGGATCCGCCGCGTCACCGTGGAGGCGGACCGGCGCTCGGTGGTGGGAACGACGCTGGCGGTGACGGCGCGGCTCCGGCGCACGGGTCCGAACCCGATCCTGATGGGCGAGGTGAGCGAGGAGCGGAACCCCTACAGTGGCGAGGTGATGTGGCGCCGCCGCGACGTGGTGCGCCCCGAGCGGATGCCCGAGTTCACCGCCTACGACGCGGCGGAGACGGAGCGCGCCCCCGCCGCCTGGCTCGTTCCCGACACGCTGCGCGACGTGGCCGAGCGGCTGGCGGCGCACGGCATCCGCTTCGAGCGCGTCGCCTCCGTGACGGGAGCGGTGGAGGCGTTCCGCATCGATTCGGCGGCCACGGCGCGGAGCGAGAGCGAGGGGCACCGCGAGCGGCGGATCTTCGGCGCGTGGCGGGTGTCCGATGCACGTCCCGCCGGCGGATGGCTGCGCGTGCCGGCCGACCAGCCGCTGGGGCGCCTGGCGTTCACGCTGCTGGAGCCGCGCTCCGACGACGGGTTCGCCACCTGGGGGCTGCTGGACGCGTGGCTGAAGGACGCCGCCGTCTACCCCATCCTCCGCCAGCCGGCGCCGGCCGCGTCGCCCCCGAGGTGA
- a CDS encoding PAS domain S-box protein: MSSVLPPGTDELSRLLLDSVRDEAIFALDPSGRITRWSPGAREVIGYDEAEVLGAHFSRFYTPDDVALGIAERELRRAEQKGRSEAEGWRVRKDGSRFWGQIVTTALRDEGGRLVGYGRVVRDVTERLRFEEAIRLSEAKFSGIISIATDAVVSVDEELRIVLFNQGAEKIFGWTAGEVMGRPLSILLPERFRDRHDAHLHHFAQGPVAAKRMGERQEIFGLRKDGSEFPAEASISRLELPGARLLTAVLRDVTERKQAEEAVARALVREQEARAEAEAAGERMRFLADAAARLSESLDRETVLRTLARVAVPLLGDWCVVVLREDDGQARRVAACHRDPEREPLMQELTGLPVDLAPAHPVARAMETREPVLVADAPEEWIARIAAGEEHARILRELGMHAVLAIPLVVRDQVMGALELVMSSAARHYEPGRVEVARELASRAALAVENTRLYGAAQSAIRAREDVLHVVSHDLGNSLSAIIINTTVLLRTLPEEEANEDLRKRIASIRDLARRMQRLRQDLLDVASIETGQLAIEWDLWDPAGLAAEALESFAGLAGEKGLRLESEVAPGLPQLEGDRERIMQVLANLLGNAVKFTPQGGRVGLRVTAGGDEVRFDVSDTGPGIPAEHLDRVFDRFWKVRSANRQGAGLGLAIAKGIVEAHDGRIWVESEAGRGSTFSFTLPIREGMTEIEEDE, from the coding sequence ATGAGCAGCGTCCTCCCCCCCGGAACGGACGAGCTTTCGCGCCTGCTGCTGGACAGCGTGCGCGACGAGGCCATCTTCGCCCTGGACCCGTCGGGCCGCATCACCCGCTGGAGCCCCGGCGCGCGCGAGGTGATCGGCTACGACGAGGCCGAGGTGCTGGGCGCGCACTTCTCCCGCTTCTACACCCCCGACGACGTGGCGCTGGGGATCGCCGAGCGCGAGCTGCGGCGCGCCGAGCAGAAGGGGCGCTCCGAGGCCGAGGGGTGGCGGGTGCGCAAGGACGGCTCGCGCTTCTGGGGGCAGATCGTGACCACCGCGCTCCGCGACGAGGGCGGGCGGCTGGTCGGCTACGGCCGCGTGGTGCGCGACGTGACCGAGCGGCTGCGCTTCGAGGAGGCCATCCGCCTGTCCGAGGCCAAGTTCTCCGGCATCATCTCCATCGCCACCGACGCGGTGGTGTCGGTCGACGAGGAGCTGCGCATCGTCCTGTTCAACCAGGGCGCGGAGAAGATCTTCGGGTGGACGGCGGGCGAGGTGATGGGCCGGCCGCTCTCCATCCTCCTTCCCGAGCGCTTCCGCGACAGGCACGACGCGCATCTCCACCACTTCGCGCAGGGGCCGGTGGCGGCCAAGCGGATGGGCGAGCGGCAGGAGATCTTCGGGCTGCGCAAGGACGGGTCGGAGTTCCCCGCCGAGGCCAGCATCTCGCGGCTGGAGCTGCCCGGCGCGCGGCTGCTGACCGCGGTGCTGCGCGACGTCACCGAGCGCAAGCAGGCCGAGGAGGCGGTGGCCCGCGCGCTGGTGCGCGAGCAGGAGGCGCGCGCCGAGGCCGAGGCTGCGGGCGAGCGGATGCGCTTCCTGGCCGACGCGGCGGCGCGGCTCTCCGAGTCGCTGGACCGCGAGACGGTGCTGCGGACGCTGGCGCGCGTGGCCGTGCCGCTGCTGGGCGACTGGTGCGTGGTGGTCCTGCGCGAGGACGACGGGCAGGCGCGCCGCGTGGCCGCCTGCCACCGCGACCCGGAGCGCGAACCGCTGATGCAGGAGCTCACCGGGCTCCCGGTGGACTTGGCCCCGGCGCACCCGGTCGCCCGGGCGATGGAGACGCGCGAGCCGGTGCTGGTGGCCGACGCTCCCGAGGAGTGGATCGCCCGGATCGCGGCCGGGGAGGAGCACGCGCGCATCCTGCGCGAGCTGGGGATGCACGCCGTGCTCGCGATTCCGCTCGTGGTGCGCGACCAGGTGATGGGCGCGCTGGAGCTGGTGATGTCGTCCGCGGCGCGCCACTACGAGCCGGGGCGGGTGGAAGTGGCGCGGGAGCTGGCCTCGCGCGCGGCGCTGGCAGTGGAGAACACGCGCCTGTACGGCGCGGCGCAATCCGCCATCCGCGCCCGCGAGGACGTGCTGCACGTGGTCAGCCACGACCTGGGCAACTCGCTGTCGGCCATCATCATCAACACCACCGTCCTCCTGCGCACGCTTCCCGAGGAGGAGGCGAACGAGGACCTGCGCAAGCGCATCGCCAGCATCCGCGACCTCGCGCGGCGGATGCAGCGGCTGCGGCAGGACCTGCTGGACGTGGCCAGCATCGAGACCGGCCAGCTCGCGATCGAGTGGGACCTGTGGGATCCGGCCGGGCTGGCGGCCGAGGCGCTGGAGTCGTTCGCCGGGTTGGCGGGGGAGAAGGGGCTGCGGCTGGAGAGCGAGGTGGCGCCCGGGCTGCCGCAGCTGGAGGGCGATCGCGAGCGCATCATGCAGGTGCTGGCCAACCTCCTGGGCAACGCGGTGAAGTTCACCCCCCAGGGCGGGCGCGTGGGGCTGCGCGTGACTGCGGGTGGCGACGAGGTGCGCTTCGACGTGAGCGACACCGGCCCCGGCATCCCCGCCGAGCACCTGGACCGGGTGTTCGACCGCTTCTGGAAGGTGCGCAGCGCCAACCGGCAGGGCGCCGGCCTCGGCCTCGCCATCGCCAAGGGGATCGTGGAGGCGCACGACGGGCGGATCTGGGTGGAGAGCGAGGCCGGCCGCGGCAGCACCTTCTCCTTCACCCTCCCCATCCGCGAGGGAATGACGGAGATCGAGGAGGACGAGTAG
- a CDS encoding DMT family transporter produces the protein MRIHGGTGEVADETARSSGMEEARSGAGDMVLSAFCFSVMSLMVKLAGTRIPSQEVVFVRAVISLAMAYVLVIRARVGNWGHRKGLLVLRGWVGFLALSCFFYGIIHLPLADATVIQYTNPVWTAWLGWWLLGEALTAGEAVLSGAGLLGVLLIARPTVLFGGVGAARLDPFAVGVALAGALFSASAYVSVRKLSRTEHPLMIVFYFTLVTVPASLPGALAGAVMPRGREWALMVGVGVMALLGQVFLTRGLQREPAGRATAIGYAQILFAATWGMAFFDEWPDALSLAGAALVLVSVVVLARRRGRPDVRAARAEEGTAEAV, from the coding sequence ATGCGGATCCACGGCGGAACGGGCGAAGTGGCGGACGAGACGGCACGATCCAGCGGGATGGAGGAAGCGCGCTCCGGGGCCGGTGACATGGTCCTGAGCGCGTTCTGCTTCAGCGTGATGAGCCTGATGGTGAAGCTGGCCGGCACGCGCATCCCCAGCCAGGAGGTGGTGTTCGTCCGCGCCGTGATCTCGCTGGCGATGGCGTACGTGCTGGTGATCCGCGCCCGCGTGGGAAACTGGGGGCACCGCAAGGGGCTGCTGGTGCTGCGCGGCTGGGTGGGGTTCCTGGCGCTGTCGTGCTTCTTCTACGGCATCATCCACCTGCCGCTGGCCGACGCCACGGTCATCCAGTACACCAACCCCGTGTGGACCGCGTGGCTGGGATGGTGGCTGCTGGGCGAGGCGCTGACCGCGGGCGAGGCGGTGCTGAGCGGCGCGGGCCTGCTCGGCGTGCTCCTCATCGCCCGGCCGACGGTGCTGTTCGGCGGGGTGGGCGCGGCGCGGCTGGACCCGTTCGCCGTGGGCGTGGCGCTGGCGGGGGCGCTCTTCTCGGCGTCGGCGTACGTGAGCGTGCGCAAGCTGAGCCGCACCGAGCACCCGCTGATGATCGTCTTCTACTTCACCCTGGTCACCGTGCCCGCCTCGCTCCCCGGCGCGCTGGCGGGCGCGGTGATGCCGCGCGGCCGGGAGTGGGCGCTGATGGTGGGCGTGGGGGTGATGGCGCTGCTCGGGCAGGTGTTCCTCACCCGCGGCCTGCAGCGCGAGCCCGCCGGCCGCGCCACGGCCATCGGCTACGCGCAGATCCTCTTCGCCGCGACGTGGGGGATGGCGTTCTTCGACGAGTGGCCGGACGCGCTGAGCCTGGCGGGCGCCGCGCTGGTGCTGGTGAGCGTGGTCGTCCTCGCGCGCCGGCGCGGCCGCCCCGACGTCCGCGCCGCCCGCGCGGAGGAGGGCACGGCGGAGGCGGTGTGA
- a CDS encoding MFS transporter, with protein sequence MAPAISEEQRTRRNGRGNLTALMFAAFVDMMGLLMIVPQLPFVATRLGAGGFVVGALISSFSLAQLLSAPLWGRFSDRYGRRPVLLTALTASVAAYLIFAWASLPSGHGHSAGFYLLLLFLSRIVQGAGGGTVGVIQAYVADSTEPRDRARALGWLSAATNLGVSIGPALGSLSLAFYGARAPGVLAAVLCAANIGFVWMFVRESHVPAMQESKVAVVKPAAATLNVLTHPGEPAPRLIWIYAIAMGAFSGFTAVLALFLAVRFGITDKTIGYFFAWNGAISVLVRAFLLGPAVDRFGEARLARIGQALLVLGLGLIPLTATIRTGWPVALPFGVSMEPRIVVFALVIALLPLGTAFTFPCVTGLLSQVIEPRERGVMMGVQQSYGGAARVLFPLLAGWTFQHMGTGYPFWTSAALVLGTFFLSFGIGPRREEDEPAAPEKKEGVAVAAT encoded by the coding sequence GTGGCACCGGCTATCAGCGAAGAGCAACGCACCAGGCGCAACGGCCGCGGCAACCTGACCGCGCTGATGTTCGCCGCGTTCGTGGACATGATGGGGCTGCTGATGATCGTCCCTCAGCTCCCGTTCGTGGCCACGCGGCTGGGCGCCGGCGGCTTCGTGGTGGGCGCGCTGATCTCCTCGTTCTCGCTGGCGCAGCTGTTGAGCGCGCCGCTCTGGGGGCGCTTCTCGGACCGCTACGGCCGGCGCCCGGTGCTGCTGACCGCGCTCACGGCGTCGGTCGCCGCGTACCTGATCTTCGCGTGGGCCAGCCTGCCCAGCGGGCATGGGCACTCGGCCGGGTTCTACCTCCTCCTCCTCTTCCTTTCGCGCATCGTGCAGGGCGCGGGCGGGGGCACGGTGGGGGTGATCCAGGCGTACGTGGCCGACAGCACCGAGCCGCGCGACCGCGCCCGGGCGCTGGGGTGGCTCTCGGCGGCCACCAACCTGGGGGTGAGCATCGGGCCGGCGCTGGGGTCGCTGAGCCTGGCCTTCTACGGCGCGCGGGCGCCGGGGGTGCTGGCGGCCGTGCTCTGCGCGGCCAACATCGGCTTCGTGTGGATGTTCGTGCGCGAGTCGCACGTCCCGGCCATGCAGGAGTCGAAGGTGGCGGTGGTGAAGCCGGCCGCGGCCACGCTGAACGTGCTCACCCACCCGGGCGAGCCGGCGCCGCGGCTCATCTGGATCTACGCCATCGCGATGGGCGCCTTCTCCGGCTTCACCGCGGTGCTGGCGCTGTTCCTGGCGGTGCGCTTCGGCATCACCGACAAGACCATCGGCTACTTCTTCGCCTGGAACGGGGCCATCTCGGTGCTGGTGCGGGCGTTCCTGCTGGGGCCCGCGGTGGACCGCTTCGGCGAGGCGCGGCTGGCGCGCATCGGGCAGGCGCTGCTGGTGCTGGGGCTGGGGCTGATCCCGCTCACCGCCACCATCCGTACCGGGTGGCCGGTGGCGCTCCCCTTCGGCGTGTCGATGGAGCCGCGGATCGTGGTGTTCGCGCTGGTGATCGCCCTGCTGCCGCTGGGCACGGCGTTCACCTTCCCCTGCGTGACCGGGCTGCTGTCGCAGGTGATCGAGCCGCGCGAGCGGGGGGTGATGATGGGGGTGCAGCAGAGCTACGGCGGGGCGGCGCGCGTGCTGTTCCCGCTGCTGGCCGGATGGACCTTCCAGCACATGGGGACGGGGTATCCGTTCTGGACCAGCGCCGCGCTCGTCCTCGGCACCTTCTTCCTGAGCTTCGGCATCGGCCCGCGCCGCGAGGAGGACGAGCCCGCCGCCCCCGAGAAGAAGGAGGGCGTCGCCGTCGCCGCGACGTGA